A genome region from Deinococcus sp. HSC-46F16 includes the following:
- the pgm gene encoding phosphoglucomutase (alpha-D-glucose-1,6-bisphosphate-dependent) produces the protein MTLHDLAGQPAPPSLLTNIPRLVAHYYETRPDPQNASQRVSFGTSGHRGTSLNGSFNEAHILAVSQAVAEHRAAAGITGPLYLGLDTHALSEPAWMTALQVLVANGVRVRAQPGFFTPTPLISHAILNHNRAGGDGTADGIVITPSHNPPRDGGFKYNPPSGGPADTDVTGGVQARANALLEGGLRDVRRVGLDDALAALEPFDFVAPYVAELDQVVDLATIRESGVRLGVDPLGGASLPVWEAIRDAHGLNLTIVNETVDPRFAFMPVDRDGKIRMDCSSPYAMAGLLRLKDDFDVAVGNDPDADRHGIVTADGLMNPNHYLAVMIGYLFQNRPGWSADAGVGKTLVSSALIDRVTAGLGRRLVEVPVGFKYFVDGLLTGSLGFGGEESAGASFLRMDGGAWSTDKDGIIPGLLAAEITARTGQTPSQRFAALTEQYGETAYDRQDAPANAAQKKVLSNLSPEQVTASTLAGDPITAKLTRAPGNGEPIGGLKVTTDRAWFAARPSGTEDVYKIYAESFGGEEHLRQVMAEAREVVAAAFRAGGAE, from the coding sequence ATGACCCTCCACGACCTCGCCGGGCAGCCCGCGCCGCCCTCGCTGCTCACCAACATTCCGCGCCTGGTGGCCCACTACTACGAGACCCGACCCGACCCCCAGAACGCGTCGCAGCGCGTGTCTTTCGGCACCAGCGGGCACCGGGGCACGTCGTTGAACGGCTCCTTCAACGAGGCGCACATCCTCGCCGTCTCGCAGGCCGTCGCGGAGCACCGGGCGGCGGCAGGCATCACCGGGCCGCTGTACCTGGGCCTGGACACGCACGCCCTCAGCGAACCCGCGTGGATGACGGCGCTGCAAGTCCTCGTCGCCAACGGGGTGCGCGTGCGTGCCCAGCCGGGCTTTTTCACACCTACGCCGCTGATCAGCCACGCGATCTTGAACCATAACCGCGCCGGGGGAGACGGGACCGCCGACGGCATCGTCATCACCCCCAGCCACAACCCCCCGCGGGACGGCGGCTTCAAGTACAACCCGCCCTCGGGCGGCCCCGCCGATACGGACGTGACGGGAGGCGTGCAGGCACGGGCCAACGCGCTGCTGGAAGGGGGATTGCGGGACGTGCGGCGGGTAGGCCTGGACGACGCCCTCGCCGCGCTGGAGCCGTTCGATTTCGTGGCCCCCTACGTGGCCGAACTGGATCAGGTCGTGGATCTCGCCACCATCCGCGAGAGCGGCGTGCGGTTGGGCGTCGATCCCCTTGGTGGCGCCAGCCTGCCCGTCTGGGAGGCGATTCGGGACGCGCACGGCCTGAACCTCACCATCGTCAATGAGACGGTGGACCCCCGCTTCGCCTTTATGCCAGTCGACCGCGACGGCAAGATCCGGATGGATTGCTCCAGCCCCTACGCGATGGCCGGGCTGCTGCGGCTCAAGGACGACTTTGACGTGGCCGTGGGCAACGATCCCGACGCTGACCGCCACGGCATCGTCACCGCCGACGGGCTGATGAACCCCAACCATTACCTCGCGGTGATGATTGGCTACCTGTTCCAGAACCGGCCCGGCTGGAGCGCGGACGCGGGCGTGGGCAAGACGCTGGTGTCGAGCGCCCTGATCGACCGGGTGACGGCGGGCCTGGGGCGGCGGCTGGTCGAGGTCCCCGTGGGCTTCAAGTACTTCGTGGACGGCCTGCTGACCGGTTCGCTCGGCTTCGGGGGAGAGGAGAGCGCGGGTGCGAGCTTCCTGCGGATGGACGGCGGCGCGTGGAGCACTGACAAGGACGGGATCATTCCCGGCCTCCTCGCTGCCGAGATCACGGCGAGGACGGGGCAGACACCTTCCCAGCGCTTCGCGGCCCTGACCGAGCAGTACGGCGAGACGGCCTACGACCGTCAGGACGCGCCCGCCAACGCGGCCCAGAAGAAGGTGTTGTCCAATCTCAGCCCTGAGCAGGTCACCGCCTCCACACTGGCGGGCGACCCCATCACTGCCAAGCTGACCCGCGCTCCCGGCAACGGCGAACCCATCGGCGGCCTGAAGGTGACCACCGACCGCGCCTGGTTCGCCGCCCGTCCCAGCGGCACCGAGGACGTGTACAAGATCTACGCCGAAAGCTTCGGGGGCGAGGAGCATCTGCGGCAGGTGATGGCCGAGGCCCGCGAGGTCGTGGCTGCCGCCTTCCGCGCCGGGGGGGCCGAATGA
- the glpX gene encoding class II fructose-bisphosphatase produces the protein MTGKQKGQAGTQPGPGRANSFEHALVLETARVTEGAALAASRWVGMGDKNAVDGAGTEAMRELLNSLDIRGRVVIGEGEMDEAPMLYIGEELGRGQHEVDIAVDPVEGTSVTAKGLPNGLAVIALSERGGLMHAPDCYMDKLVVPPPAAGRVHLDWPVEANLAVLAQSLERDVEDLLVTILDRERHADLIRKVRAAGARVKLIGDGDVVASLAVGVRGTGVHALMGSGGAPEGVLSAAAMKCLGAEIQGRFIAEDDAMRERFAQMGVDEKKVYRTDELAPGGQIVFSATGITYGELLSGVRRFGGGARTHTLVMGYATRVVRFIDTVHLEDDSARVTIRV, from the coding sequence ATGACGGGCAAGCAGAAGGGGCAGGCGGGCACGCAACCGGGGCCGGGCCGGGCGAACAGTTTCGAGCATGCGCTGGTGCTGGAAACCGCGCGGGTGACCGAAGGCGCGGCGCTGGCCGCGAGCCGCTGGGTCGGCATGGGCGACAAGAACGCGGTGGACGGCGCGGGCACCGAGGCGATGCGCGAACTGCTGAACTCGCTGGACATCCGGGGCCGGGTGGTGATCGGGGAAGGCGAGATGGACGAGGCCCCGATGCTCTACATCGGCGAGGAGCTGGGGCGCGGGCAGCACGAGGTGGACATCGCGGTGGACCCGGTGGAGGGAACGTCCGTCACCGCCAAGGGCCTGCCCAACGGCCTCGCGGTGATCGCCCTGTCCGAGCGCGGCGGCCTGATGCACGCGCCCGACTGCTATATGGACAAGCTGGTCGTGCCGCCCCCCGCCGCCGGACGGGTGCACCTCGACTGGCCGGTGGAGGCCAATCTCGCCGTGCTCGCGCAGAGCCTGGAGCGCGACGTGGAGGACCTGCTCGTCACGATTCTCGACCGTGAGCGGCACGCCGACCTGATTCGTAAGGTGCGGGCGGCGGGTGCCCGCGTGAAGCTGATCGGGGACGGGGACGTGGTTGCCAGCCTCGCCGTGGGCGTGCGCGGCACCGGGGTCCACGCGCTGATGGGCTCGGGCGGCGCTCCCGAAGGGGTGCTCTCGGCGGCGGCGATGAAGTGCCTGGGCGCCGAGATCCAGGGCCGCTTCATCGCCGAGGACGACGCCATGCGCGAGCGCTTCGCGCAGATGGGCGTGGACGAGAAGAAGGTCTACCGCACCGACGAACTCGCGCCGGGGGGGCAGATCGTCTTTTCCGCGACCGGCATCACCTACGGCGAACTGCTGAGCGGCGTTCGGCGCTTCGGCGGCGGCGCCCGCACGCACACCCTGGTCATGGGCTACGCCACCCGCGTGGTGCGCTTTATCGACACGGTGCATCTGGAGGACGACTCCGCCCGCGTCACCATCCGCGTCTGA
- the fusA gene encoding elongation factor G, whose amino-acid sequence MTTKAQSYLTHFRNIGIAAHIDAGKTTTTERILFFTGRNRNIGEVHDGAATMDWMEQERERGITITAAATTAKWTRSGTNEEYVVNIIDTPGHVDFTIEVERSMRVLDGAVAVFDSSQGVEPQSETVWRQADRYGVPRIAFSNKMDKTGASFELVVNDIRERLGAIPAPVQYPMGQESDFKGIIDIIRMQSHTFTNDLGTEITVGDVPEEYMDKVREMRQQLIEAAAEVDEDLMMMYLEGEEPSVEQLVAAIRKGTIEKRIFPVLCGSALKNKGVQLLLDAVIDYLPSPLEVPAIKGAVEDSEETREFPADPEGKLAALAFKIMADPYVGRLTFVRIYSGTLQSGSYVYNASKEKRERVGRLLKMHANSREEVTELKAGELGAVIGLKDAGTGNTLIGDGDERVLLESIDVPEPVIKLAIEPKTKADQEKMGIGLQKLAEEDPTFKVESDQESGQTTIAGMGELHLEILVDRLKREYKVEANVGAPQVAYRETITKQVEVDSKFARQSGGRGQYGHVKLRVEPLEPGAGFIFENAVVGGTVPKEYIGPAQKGIEEAMQSGPMLGFPVVDLKVTLYDGSYHEVDSSEMAFKIAGSMGLKEAVQKGSPAILEPVMRVEVTTPEEYMGDIIGDLNSRRGQIQGMEARGNAQIVKAFVPLSEMFGYATDMRSKTQGRASYSMFFDHYTQVPNNLAQQLMKK is encoded by the coding sequence ATGACCACCAAAGCGCAGAGCTACCTTACGCACTTCCGCAACATCGGGATTGCCGCGCACATTGACGCGGGCAAGACCACGACCACCGAGCGCATCCTGTTCTTCACCGGGCGTAACCGCAACATCGGCGAGGTGCACGACGGTGCCGCGACGATGGACTGGATGGAGCAGGAGCGCGAGCGCGGCATCACCATCACTGCCGCCGCCACCACCGCCAAGTGGACCCGTTCGGGCACGAACGAGGAATACGTCGTCAACATCATCGACACGCCCGGCCACGTGGACTTCACCATTGAGGTGGAGCGTTCCATGCGCGTGCTCGACGGCGCGGTCGCGGTGTTCGACTCCTCGCAGGGCGTCGAGCCGCAGTCCGAGACCGTGTGGCGCCAGGCGGACCGGTACGGCGTGCCCCGCATCGCCTTCTCCAACAAGATGGACAAGACGGGCGCTTCGTTCGAACTCGTGGTGAACGATATCCGCGAGCGCCTGGGCGCGATCCCCGCTCCGGTCCAGTACCCCATGGGTCAGGAAAGCGACTTCAAGGGGATCATCGACATTATCCGCATGCAGTCGCACACCTTCACCAATGACCTCGGCACCGAAATCACCGTCGGTGACGTGCCCGAGGAATACATGGACAAGGTGCGCGAGATGCGCCAGCAGCTGATCGAGGCGGCCGCCGAGGTCGACGAAGACCTGATGATGATGTACCTCGAAGGCGAGGAGCCCAGCGTCGAGCAACTGGTCGCGGCGATTCGCAAGGGGACCATCGAGAAGCGCATCTTCCCGGTGCTGTGCGGCTCGGCGCTGAAGAACAAGGGCGTGCAGCTCCTCCTCGATGCCGTGATTGACTATCTGCCCAGCCCGCTGGAAGTGCCCGCCATCAAGGGCGCGGTGGAGGACAGCGAGGAAACCCGCGAATTCCCCGCCGACCCCGAAGGCAAGCTCGCCGCGCTGGCGTTCAAGATCATGGCCGACCCCTACGTGGGCCGCTTGACCTTCGTGCGCATCTACTCGGGCACCCTCCAGTCGGGCAGCTACGTGTACAACGCTTCCAAGGAGAAGCGCGAGCGCGTCGGCCGCCTGCTGAAGATGCACGCCAACAGCCGCGAGGAAGTCACCGAGCTCAAGGCCGGGGAACTCGGCGCCGTGATCGGCCTCAAGGACGCGGGCACCGGCAACACCCTGATCGGCGACGGCGACGAGCGCGTGCTGCTCGAGTCCATCGACGTGCCCGAGCCCGTCATCAAGCTCGCCATCGAGCCCAAGACCAAGGCCGACCAGGAAAAGATGGGCATCGGTCTGCAGAAGCTCGCCGAAGAAGACCCCACCTTCAAGGTGGAGTCCGACCAGGAGAGCGGCCAGACCACCATCGCCGGGATGGGCGAGCTGCACCTTGAAATTCTGGTCGACCGCCTCAAGCGCGAGTACAAGGTGGAGGCCAACGTGGGCGCCCCGCAGGTGGCCTACCGGGAGACCATCACCAAGCAGGTCGAGGTGGACAGCAAGTTCGCCCGCCAGTCCGGTGGTCGCGGGCAGTACGGCCACGTGAAGCTGCGCGTGGAGCCGCTGGAACCTGGCGCGGGCTTCATCTTCGAGAACGCCGTCGTGGGCGGCACCGTGCCCAAGGAGTACATCGGGCCGGCCCAGAAGGGCATCGAGGAAGCGATGCAGAGTGGCCCCATGCTCGGCTTCCCCGTCGTGGACCTCAAGGTCACCCTGTATGACGGCAGCTACCACGAGGTGGACTCCAGCGAAATGGCGTTCAAGATCGCGGGCAGCATGGGCCTCAAGGAAGCCGTTCAGAAGGGCAGCCCCGCGATTCTGGAACCCGTGATGCGCGTGGAGGTCACCACCCCCGAGGAGTACATGGGCGACATCATCGGCGACCTGAACAGCCGCCGTGGTCAGATCCAGGGCATGGAAGCCCGTGGCAACGCGCAGATCGTGAAGGCCTTCGTGCCCCTCTCCGAGATGTTCGGCTACGCCACCGACATGCGCTCCAAGACCCAGGGCCGCGCCAGCTACTCGATGTTCTTCGACCACTACACCCAGGTGCCGAACAACCTCGCGCAGCAACTGATGAAGAAGTAA
- the wrbA gene encoding NAD(P)H:quinone oxidoreductase has protein sequence MTNPVRMTILYYSTYGTNYQMAEVAAEAAREAGAEVRLVKARETAPQSVVDSQEAWKAQQERTAHIPEATPDDMQNTDAILISTPTRWGGSASQLRVFIDTLGGLWASGALADKTFSVMTSAQNPNGGQETTIQTLYVMAAHWGAIIVPPGYTDPAIFASGGNPYGASVTANGQPLSEEDKASIRHQARRQVEVTRKLKG, from the coding sequence ATGACGAACCCTGTGCGGATGACGATCCTCTACTACTCGACCTACGGCACGAACTACCAGATGGCGGAAGTGGCCGCCGAGGCCGCCCGCGAGGCCGGGGCCGAGGTGCGGCTGGTCAAGGCCCGCGAGACGGCCCCGCAGAGCGTGGTGGACAGCCAGGAGGCGTGGAAGGCGCAGCAGGAGCGCACCGCGCATATCCCCGAGGCAACCCCCGACGACATGCAGAACACCGACGCCATCCTGATCAGCACGCCCACCCGCTGGGGCGGCTCCGCGAGCCAGCTCCGGGTCTTTATCGACACGCTGGGCGGGCTGTGGGCCTCGGGGGCGCTGGCGGACAAGACCTTCAGCGTGATGACGAGCGCCCAGAACCCCAACGGCGGGCAGGAAACCACCATCCAGACCCTGTACGTCATGGCCGCGCACTGGGGCGCGATCATCGTGCCCCCCGGCTACACCGACCCCGCGATCTTCGCCTCGGGCGGCAACCCCTACGGCGCCAGCGTGACCGCTAACGGCCAGCCGCTGAGCGAGGAGGACAAGGCCAGCATCCGCCACCAGGCCCGCCGTCAGGTTGAGGTGACCCGCAAGCTCAA
- the rpsL gene encoding 30S ribosomal protein S12, with protein MPTTQQLLRKGRATLQKKSKVPALKGSPFRRGVCTVVKTTTPKKPNSALRKIARVRLSSQFEVTAYIPGEGHNLQEHSVVLIRGGRVKDLPGVRYHIVRGTLDTQGVKDRNKSRSKYGTKKPKAGAAAAAGKKK; from the coding sequence CTGCCTACCACCCAGCAACTGCTCCGCAAGGGGCGCGCCACCCTGCAGAAGAAGAGCAAGGTCCCGGCCCTCAAGGGCAGCCCCTTCCGCCGCGGCGTCTGCACGGTCGTGAAGACCACCACCCCCAAGAAGCCCAACTCGGCGCTGCGCAAGATCGCCCGTGTGCGCCTGTCGAGCCAGTTCGAGGTCACGGCCTACATCCCCGGCGAAGGCCACAACCTTCAGGAGCACTCCGTCGTGCTCATCCGCGGCGGCCGTGTCAAGGACCTCCCCGGTGTGCGCTACCACATCGTGCGCGGCACCCTCGACACCCAGGGCGTCAAGGACCGCAACAAGAGCCGCTCCAAGTACGGCACCAAGAAGCCCAAGGCGGGCGCTGCTGCCGCCGCTGGCAAAAAGAAGTAA
- the rpsG gene encoding 30S ribosomal protein S7 has translation MARRRRAEVRPVQPDLVYQDVLVSAMINRIMEDGKKNLASRIFYGACRLVQERTGQEPLKVFKQAFDNVKPRVEVRSRRVGGSTYQVPVEVSARRQQSLTLRWMLAAVEGRPERTAIERLAGEIMDAAQGRGGAIKKKDDVERMAEANRAYAHYRW, from the coding sequence ATGGCACGTCGCCGCAGAGCAGAAGTGCGCCCCGTTCAGCCCGACCTGGTGTATCAGGACGTGCTGGTGAGCGCGATGATCAACCGCATCATGGAAGACGGCAAGAAGAACCTCGCCAGCCGCATCTTCTATGGAGCTTGCCGTCTGGTGCAGGAGCGCACCGGCCAGGAGCCCCTCAAGGTCTTCAAGCAGGCCTTTGACAACGTCAAGCCCCGCGTCGAAGTCCGCAGTCGCCGCGTGGGTGGCTCGACCTACCAAGTGCCCGTCGAGGTCAGCGCCCGCCGTCAGCAGAGCCTGACCCTGCGCTGGATGCTCGCCGCCGTGGAGGGCCGCCCCGAGCGCACCGCTATCGAGCGTCTCGCGGGCGAGATCATGGACGCCGCGCAGGGCCGTGGCGGCGCCATCAAGAAGAAAGACGACGTGGAGCGCATGGCGGAAGCCAACCGCGCCTACGCCCATTACCGCTGGTAA